The Devosia sp. SD17-2 genome includes a region encoding these proteins:
- a CDS encoding cold-shock protein, with protein sequence MGVKGIDDSGDGANPHTTSGVDGREDHAASAAQPTLDVIEIAGAIKWFDAGKGFGFIVPDNGMADVLLHVTCLRRDGYQTAYEGARIVVEALNRPGGLQAFRIVSMDESTARHPAQMPAPRTHVVVEPSSSMVRLEVKWFNRIRGFGFLSAGEGTPDIFVHMETLRRFGITELRPGQYVLVRYGNGPKGLMVAEIRPDGWGDAPSSH encoded by the coding sequence ATGGGGGTTAAGGGCATCGACGACAGCGGAGACGGCGCGAATCCACACACGACAAGTGGTGTGGACGGACGCGAAGATCATGCCGCCTCGGCTGCGCAGCCAACGCTGGATGTCATCGAAATCGCCGGTGCGATCAAATGGTTCGATGCCGGCAAGGGTTTTGGGTTCATCGTTCCGGACAATGGCATGGCTGATGTGCTGCTGCACGTGACCTGCCTGCGCCGCGACGGCTACCAGACAGCTTATGAAGGCGCCCGCATCGTTGTCGAGGCGCTCAATCGTCCGGGCGGCCTGCAGGCGTTCCGGATCGTCTCCATGGATGAGAGCACTGCGCGCCATCCCGCGCAGATGCCGGCGCCGCGCACCCATGTCGTGGTCGAGCCGTCCTCGTCCATGGTTCGCCTCGAGGTGAAATGGTTTAACCGCATCCGCGGTTTTGGGTTTCTCTCCGCAGGGGAGGGGACGCCCGATATCTTCGTGCATATGGAGACATTGCGCCGCTTCGGCATCACCGAATTGCGGCCGGGTCAATACGTGCTCGTGCGCTACGGAAACGGACCCAAGGGCCTTATGGTCGCCGAAATCCGACCCGATGGTTGGGGCGACGCTCCGTCGTCTCACTAG
- a CDS encoding VOC family protein, whose amino-acid sequence MQYLHTMVRVTNVEDSLRFYCEGLGLEEVRRTENEKGRFTLIFLSAPGDAGGQVELTYNWDPEEYTGGRNFGHLAYRVKDIYALCQHLMDMGVTINRPPRDGHMAFVKSPDGISVELIQDGTLPPQEPWASMPNTGSW is encoded by the coding sequence ATGCAATATCTTCACACCATGGTCCGCGTGACCAATGTCGAGGACAGCCTGCGCTTTTATTGCGAAGGGCTGGGCCTTGAAGAAGTGCGGCGCACCGAGAATGAAAAGGGCCGGTTCACCCTCATCTTCCTCAGCGCGCCCGGCGACGCCGGCGGCCAGGTCGAGCTGACCTATAACTGGGATCCGGAGGAATATACCGGCGGCCGCAATTTCGGCCACCTGGCCTATCGGGTTAAGGACATCTATGCCCTGTGCCAGCATCTGATGGACATGGGCGTCACCATCAACCGCCCGCCCCGCGATGGCCACATGGCCTTCGTAAAGTCCCCGGACGGCATTTCCGTCGAGCTGATCCAGGACGGCACGCTGCCGCCGCAGGAGCCATGGGCTTCGATGCCGAACACCGGCAGCTGGTAA
- a CDS encoding D-Ala-D-Ala carboxypeptidase family metallohydrolase — MPRLAYKIFALFGMLVALSACVPMAMFANGSGSGYNGLRSDWGTYVASKSVNAFCITPKLRFLIWEFEGHFGKKVVMHSGYRDNHNNSAAGGADNSYHKKCMAADISIPGVDKARMIQFAMRTQGVGGLGCYPGRAFIHVDVRDRPRGYNRPVTFSGC; from the coding sequence ATGCCCCGCCTCGCCTATAAAATCTTCGCCCTTTTCGGGATGCTTGTTGCGCTCAGTGCCTGCGTGCCCATGGCCATGTTCGCCAATGGGAGCGGCTCCGGCTACAACGGCCTGAGATCCGACTGGGGCACCTATGTTGCCTCCAAATCGGTCAATGCGTTCTGCATCACGCCCAAGCTGCGCTTCCTGATCTGGGAGTTCGAGGGCCATTTCGGCAAGAAGGTGGTGATGCACTCCGGCTATCGGGACAACCACAACAATTCCGCCGCCGGCGGCGCGGACAATTCCTACCACAAGAAATGCATGGCCGCGGACATCTCCATCCCTGGCGTCGACAAGGCCCGCATGATCCAGTTTGCCATGCGTACACAGGGCGTTGGCGGGCTCGGATGCTACCCGGGCCGGGCCTTCATCCACGTCGACGTGCGCGACCGGCCGCGCGGTTACAACCGCCCCGTAACCTTCTCAGGCTGTTGA
- a CDS encoding peptidoglycan-binding protein yields the protein MAQQRLVEGIFALGGAMILNEMNERNRGQNTAPRRTQQVDPATAQRAAEEREQMRLVQVRLNTLGFDAGSPDGLSGPKTRRAISDFQASIGMAPTGKLTHEQIAVLYQQSAGIGGGHVGGPQPVYPPSGAFPALVTPAAPPMAATPAFPSLGTPATPTAVAPGAFPALGGAPTPPAPAGNFPALAATAQPVGVPAFPTIGTPVAVATPTNPLVAGSAQTSQALPTATSLAEEIIKTPFVSADKQPAILGVTLGSTAEDFTLMLGENAFGNCTGAPGAQQCSRQTATLSDVVKGWVAADGQLWAMARLIQFNEPVPADFIHGQFTQTYPELMAAPGGLVSSGEACEVNAQSVPALAAVFDQRAGVPEATEVPSALLDMAVQCPLAYSLAFNEGNGHVAAVQVLFFDGTSVVRQHVAAHEALQTQLGADLKF from the coding sequence GTGGCACAGCAGCGCCTCGTCGAGGGTATATTCGCGCTGGGCGGCGCAATGATCCTCAATGAGATGAACGAACGTAATCGGGGGCAAAACACCGCGCCGCGCCGGACGCAACAGGTTGATCCGGCAACAGCCCAAAGGGCTGCCGAGGAACGCGAACAGATGCGTCTTGTCCAGGTCCGTCTCAATACGCTGGGATTTGACGCCGGCTCGCCGGATGGCCTCTCCGGCCCCAAGACCAGGCGCGCCATTTCCGATTTCCAGGCCAGTATCGGCATGGCGCCAACGGGCAAGCTCACGCATGAGCAGATTGCGGTGCTCTATCAGCAATCTGCCGGCATTGGCGGCGGACACGTCGGAGGCCCCCAGCCCGTATATCCGCCGAGCGGCGCATTTCCGGCTTTGGTAACGCCGGCCGCCCCACCGATGGCAGCGACACCGGCATTCCCTTCGCTCGGCACCCCAGCAACCCCCACGGCCGTTGCCCCCGGGGCCTTCCCTGCTCTCGGAGGGGCGCCAACACCCCCTGCCCCGGCGGGCAATTTCCCTGCCCTGGCGGCAACCGCACAACCCGTTGGCGTACCGGCGTTCCCCACCATCGGCACGCCTGTCGCCGTCGCAACGCCGACAAACCCGCTTGTCGCGGGCAGCGCCCAGACGAGTCAGGCCTTGCCGACTGCGACCAGCCTAGCCGAAGAAATCATCAAGACCCCCTTCGTATCGGCCGACAAGCAACCCGCCATACTTGGCGTTACCCTTGGCTCGACCGCCGAAGACTTTACGTTAATGCTCGGTGAAAACGCCTTCGGCAACTGCACCGGCGCACCCGGTGCCCAGCAATGCAGCCGACAGACGGCAACCCTGTCGGACGTCGTCAAAGGCTGGGTCGCGGCGGACGGCCAGCTTTGGGCGATGGCTAGGCTAATCCAGTTCAACGAACCGGTTCCTGCCGATTTCATCCACGGCCAGTTCACCCAGACTTATCCCGAACTAATGGCAGCTCCTGGCGGACTGGTATCGTCTGGCGAAGCCTGCGAAGTGAATGCGCAATCCGTTCCGGCACTGGCGGCAGTCTTCGATCAGCGCGCCGGCGTGCCAGAGGCGACCGAAGTCCCCAGCGCCCTGCTCGATATGGCGGTGCAATGTCCGCTCGCCTATTCGCTGGCCTTCAACGAAGGCAATGGGCATGTCGCCGCCGTGCAGGTGCTTTTCTTTGACGGCACGAGCGTCGTGCGCCAGCACGTCGCGGCGCATGAGGCACTCCAGACCCAGCTTGGTGCTGATCTGAAATTCTAG